A genomic window from bacterium includes:
- a CDS encoding isoleucine--tRNA ligase yields the protein MSVARGGTSYPALAKDPLSLERAVSAYWEAAQLFARTQSKAEEQAKPHFIFYEGPPTANGNPGVHHVITRLAKDAVCRYKAMDGHFVLRKAGWDTHGLAVELEVQKALGLSTKADIEAYGIEAFNAACRESVFRYEREWRELTRRIGYWLDLENPYITCTADYVESVWWLLRQLWDAGLIYAGHKVMPYNPRLGTVYSSHEVAQGYEEVEDPSLTLRFPLEHEDGSLLVWTTTPWTLLSNVAVAVHPELTYVKLRLADTPKAEAESVILAADRVAAVIGDRPSYELWRMKGAEMVGWRYRRLYDYAPAPRGKRIAEVILADFVSAEDGTGLVHIAPAYGADDYEVGRARGLAMVDLVGPDGKVRPEATPFAGLDFKAADPPIIRELTARGLVFAQAKVRHSYPHCWRDHGPLIFYAQPAWFIRTTELRDRFLAANAAVDWVPPEMGEKRFGDWLKGNIDWALSRSRYWGTPLPIWVSEDGQRAHCVGSFAELRELALTPLAEPFDPHKPFVDTIELKHPETGERLRRVPDVIDAWFDSGAMPYAQWHYPFENEERFAGQFPADFICEAVDQSRGWFYSLLALGVFLRGKAPYKRVLVSGHVVDAQGKKMSKSLGNRVDPFALLDSEGADAIRLYMATAGPLWTALKFDTGGPREMNAKTLGTLRNSYAFLAQYAELDGWTPGCATPSFSLLDRWIRSRFETLVRETRADLDALDLTRATKRFCEFTNEELSNWYVRRSRRRFWKGAMSPDKAGAYETLWGVLEGSVRLAAPFIPFLSEAIYRGLHGLDLAGDDARSVHLASYPRSEPARRDEALEEAMAGVLGVVGLGRTLRNLSGQRTRQPLPGFAVAGGGPALARVLADEALRELILDELNIKRIDLLADPGERMRFVVKPRFKLLGPRLGGAMKAVAEALAALPPAAVLAGYREGSLSVSAQGKQFSLAREELDFLVEPLGNFAVGIEGALAGALDLTIDAALQREGQLRELINRVQNLRKSAGLAVSDRIRLRWTGGERTRATLAEHGERLAEEVLALSVTEGLAEAGARERYQLAGEEVTVELEKA from the coding sequence ATGAGCGTTGCGCGCGGCGGGACTTCTTACCCCGCCCTGGCCAAGGACCCCCTCAGCCTCGAGCGCGCGGTGAGCGCGTACTGGGAGGCGGCGCAGCTCTTCGCGCGCACCCAGAGCAAGGCCGAGGAGCAGGCCAAGCCCCACTTCATCTTCTACGAGGGGCCGCCGACCGCCAACGGCAACCCCGGCGTGCACCACGTCATCACGCGCCTGGCCAAGGACGCCGTCTGCCGCTACAAGGCGATGGACGGCCACTTCGTCCTGCGCAAGGCCGGCTGGGACACGCACGGCCTGGCCGTCGAGCTCGAGGTGCAGAAGGCGCTGGGGCTCTCGACGAAGGCCGACATCGAGGCTTACGGCATCGAGGCCTTCAACGCGGCCTGCCGCGAGAGCGTCTTCCGCTACGAGCGCGAGTGGCGCGAGCTGACGCGGCGCATCGGCTACTGGCTCGACCTCGAGAACCCCTACATCACCTGCACGGCCGACTACGTGGAGTCGGTCTGGTGGCTGCTCCGCCAGCTCTGGGACGCGGGCCTGATCTACGCCGGGCACAAGGTGATGCCCTACAACCCGCGCCTGGGCACCGTCTACTCGAGCCACGAGGTGGCGCAGGGCTACGAGGAGGTCGAAGATCCCTCGCTCACGCTGCGCTTTCCGCTCGAGCACGAGGACGGCAGCCTGCTCGTCTGGACGACGACGCCCTGGACCCTGCTCTCGAACGTCGCCGTCGCCGTGCACCCCGAACTGACCTACGTGAAGCTGCGCCTCGCCGACACGCCGAAGGCCGAGGCCGAGTCGGTGATCCTCGCCGCCGACCGCGTCGCCGCCGTGATCGGCGATCGGCCGAGCTACGAGCTGTGGCGCATGAAGGGCGCCGAGATGGTCGGCTGGCGCTACCGGCGCCTCTACGACTACGCGCCGGCACCCCGGGGCAAGCGCATCGCCGAGGTGATCCTCGCCGACTTCGTCAGCGCCGAGGACGGCACGGGGCTCGTCCACATCGCGCCCGCCTACGGCGCCGACGACTATGAGGTCGGCCGCGCGCGGGGCCTGGCGATGGTCGATCTCGTCGGCCCCGACGGCAAGGTGCGCCCCGAGGCGACGCCCTTTGCAGGCCTGGACTTCAAGGCCGCCGATCCGCCGATCATCAGGGAGCTGACGGCGCGCGGGCTGGTCTTCGCGCAGGCGAAGGTGCGGCACAGCTACCCGCACTGCTGGCGTGACCACGGACCGCTCATCTTCTATGCGCAGCCCGCCTGGTTCATCCGCACGACCGAGCTGCGCGACCGCTTCCTCGCGGCGAACGCCGCCGTCGACTGGGTGCCGCCCGAGATGGGCGAGAAGCGCTTCGGCGACTGGCTGAAGGGCAACATCGACTGGGCGCTCTCGCGCAGCCGCTACTGGGGCACGCCGCTGCCGATCTGGGTGAGCGAGGACGGCCAGCGCGCGCACTGCGTCGGCAGCTTCGCGGAGCTGCGCGAGCTGGCGCTCACGCCGCTCGCCGAGCCCTTCGACCCGCACAAGCCCTTCGTCGACACCATCGAGCTGAAGCACCCGGAGACGGGCGAGCGCCTGCGCCGCGTGCCGGATGTCATCGACGCCTGGTTCGACTCGGGGGCGATGCCCTACGCCCAGTGGCACTACCCCTTCGAGAACGAGGAGCGCTTCGCGGGCCAGTTCCCCGCTGATTTCATCTGCGAGGCGGTGGACCAGTCGCGCGGCTGGTTCTACAGCCTGCTCGCGCTCGGTGTCTTCCTGCGCGGTAAGGCGCCCTACAAGCGCGTGCTGGTCAGCGGGCACGTCGTCGACGCGCAGGGCAAGAAGATGAGCAAGTCCCTGGGCAACCGCGTCGATCCCTTCGCGCTGCTCGACAGCGAGGGCGCCGACGCCATCCGCCTCTACATGGCGACAGCCGGGCCGCTGTGGACGGCGCTCAAGTTCGACACCGGCGGCCCGCGCGAGATGAACGCGAAGACCCTGGGCACCCTGCGCAACAGCTACGCCTTCCTCGCGCAGTACGCCGAGCTGGACGGCTGGACGCCCGGCTGCGCGACGCCCAGCTTCAGCCTGCTCGACCGCTGGATCCGCTCGCGCTTCGAGACCCTGGTGCGCGAGACACGGGCCGATCTGGACGCCCTCGACCTCACGCGCGCCACCAAGAGGTTCTGCGAGTTTACCAACGAAGAGCTGAGCAACTGGTACGTCCGGCGCAGCCGCCGCCGCTTCTGGAAGGGGGCGATGAGCCCCGACAAGGCGGGCGCCTACGAGACGCTCTGGGGCGTGCTCGAGGGCAGCGTGCGCCTGGCCGCGCCATTCATTCCCTTCCTCAGCGAGGCGATCTACCGCGGCCTGCACGGTCTGGATCTGGCGGGCGACGACGCTAGGAGCGTCCACCTGGCGAGCTACCCGCGCTCCGAGCCCGCGCGCCGCGACGAGGCGCTCGAGGAGGCGATGGCCGGCGTGCTCGGCGTGGTCGGCCTCGGCCGCACCCTGCGCAACCTCTCCGGTCAGCGCACGCGCCAGCCCCTGCCCGGCTTCGCCGTCGCCGGCGGCGGCCCGGCGCTCGCCCGCGTGCTCGCCGACGAGGCGCTGCGCGAGCTGATCCTCGACGAGCTGAACATCAAGCGGATCGACCTGCTCGCCGACCCGGGCGAGCGGATGCGCTTCGTCGTCAAGCCGCGCTTCAAGCTGCTCGGCCCGCGCCTGGGCGGGGCGATGAAGGCGGTGGCCGAGGCCCTGGCCGCCCTGCCGCCCGCGGCCGTGCTCGCGGGCTACCGCGAGGGCAGCCTGAGCGTGAGCGCGCAGGGCAAGCAATTCAGCCTCGCCCGCGAGGAGCTGGACTTCCTCGTCGAGCCGCTGGGGAACTTCGCGGTGGGCATCGAGGGCGCCCTGGCTGGCGCGCTCGACCTGACGATCGACGCCGCGCTTCAGCGCGAGGGGCAGCTGCGCGAGCTGATCAATCGCGTGCAGAACCTGCGCAAGAGCGCCGGGCTCGCCGTCTCCGACCGCATCCGCCTGCGCTGGACGGGCGGCGAACGGACGCGGGCGACCCTCGCCGAGCACGGCGAGCGCCTGGCCGAGGAGGTCCTCGCCCTCAGCGTGACGGAGGGCCTCGCGGAGGCAGGCGCCCGGGAGCGCTATCAGCTGGCCGGCGAGGAGGTCACGGTTGAGCTCGAAAAGGCC
- a CDS encoding purine-nucleoside phosphorylase, whose product MSDLYASLQVSADFLRRAGAPRPDLAVILGSGLDGLAERLEGRLSLPFAEIPGFADSTVDFHEGTLHFGRLEGLALAVLAGRLHYYEGHSMAQVVHPLRSLRLLGAEGLIVTSAVGGLAPALERSAVVAVSDHINLMGDNPLIGPNDERLGPRFPDLSAPYTPAWRHLARDAAAALGFALPEGVLAAVAGPNLETAAEYRFLRRAGADLVGMSMVPETLAAVHLGMRVLGLAVVTDLCDPDHLEPVAVPAILAAAADARPRLEALLVAFIQTLNRREGGMS is encoded by the coding sequence ATGAGCGACCTCTACGCCTCTCTCCAAGTCTCTGCGGACTTCCTCCGCCGCGCCGGCGCGCCGCGCCCCGATCTCGCGGTGATCCTCGGCTCCGGCCTGGACGGGCTCGCCGAGCGCCTCGAGGGGCGCCTGAGCCTGCCCTTCGCCGAGATCCCGGGCTTCGCCGACTCGACGGTGGACTTCCACGAGGGCACCCTGCACTTCGGCCGCCTGGAAGGCCTCGCACTCGCCGTGCTCGCCGGGCGCCTGCACTACTACGAGGGCCACAGCATGGCGCAGGTGGTGCATCCCCTGCGCAGCCTGCGCCTGCTCGGCGCCGAAGGGCTGATCGTCACGAGCGCGGTGGGGGGGCTCGCGCCCGCGCTCGAGCGCTCGGCGGTCGTGGCCGTCAGCGATCACATCAACCTGATGGGCGACAACCCGCTGATCGGCCCCAACGACGAGCGCCTGGGCCCGCGCTTTCCCGATCTCTCGGCGCCCTACACACCGGCCTGGCGCCATCTGGCGCGGGACGCTGCCGCCGCGCTGGGCTTCGCGCTGCCCGAGGGCGTGCTGGCCGCGGTGGCCGGGCCCAATCTCGAGACGGCCGCCGAGTATCGCTTCCTGCGCCGCGCGGGCGCCGATCTCGTCGGCATGAGCATGGTGCCCGAGACCCTGGCCGCCGTGCACCTGGGCATGCGCGTGCTCGGCCTGGCCGTCGTCACCGATCTCTGCGACCCGGATCACCTCGAGCCCGTGGCGGTGCCGGCGATCCTCGCGGCGGCCGCCGACGCGCGGCCCCGGCTCGAGGCCCTGCTCGTCGCCTTCATCCAGACGTTGAATCGACGCGAAGGTGGGATGTCATGA